Below is a window of Lacibacter sp. H407 DNA.
ATTTCTTCTTTGCTGATTTTGTTGCTTTTGCCATCGTATGAGTGCTTTCAGCAAATGTACGGGTTCAGTTCTTTTAAATAGCCGGGCAGTATTACTTTTTACCAACGTCTCGCCCGGGTTGGTCAGAGCAGGAGAAGCAAACTGAGAATGGATGAGAGAATAAGCAGGCCATCGACCCAGCCAAGATAGAAGTAATCGCTATTCTGTTTTTTCGAAATCCGAAGCAGATACATGGCAACAACTCCAGGTATCAATTGGAGCAAGTGTACATAAGTATCAAAGCGGATAGCTAAGAAAATAACAGAGAACGAATACAGTATTACGTTTACGATAAAGAACACCTGAAACTGTTGCTCATTCATAATATTGGCCGGCGTGTGTACGCCCATTTCAAAATCCCTTAGCCGGTCACGATAGTCAAAGATCATAGTGGCAATTGCTACCAATAGAAGCCGGCTGATAAACAGAAACACTTCGTTGATGTTTGGCTCCACTTCAAAAAAAGCAAGCGGCAAAACTACAGTGGCATAAGCCCACACAAAACCTATAAAATAACTTTTGATGAAGGTGAGGAACGATGGCAGTTTGATGGGCTTTCGAAGTAATAACGGTGCTGTATAGGCTGCATTGAAAACAATGGCAAGTACAATATGTGTATTGATGCTTTTGATCTTCCACCAGAACCACAGAGTAGCCAGCAGCGATAAAATATTCAAAACAAAAGTGAAACGTTTTGTTTCGTTGAACCATTGCAGTTGTTCGGATGCATTGCTTTTGGCAGCAGCAAAGCTGAAATGGGCATTGTAACTGAGTAATGTTGCAAAGAAAACGAAGGCGATCAGTGTAAGCGGATATTCAAATAAAGAATAGAATAATTTGGTTTGTACGCATAGAGCAGCGGCACAAAGTGCTATAATAATATGATGAAATAGTACAAAACGGAACAACTTTTGCATTAGTGCCCTTGCATACATTTACTAAAAAGGCAAAAGTATAGCTTCGGTGCGTAATGTATCGCTGGTATTTCCTGCCTTATCAGTAATGGCGAAATTAAAGTAAGAAGTGTCAGGATCGGTACATTGATTGGTAATGATAGCGTAACCGGGTAATGAAATGTTCGCAAATTTTACACGGAGCAATACTTTTTGGTTTGCACTGCCTGGGTATTCAGGTACAGGGTAAATAAGTCCGATAATGGTACTGCTGGTTGTGCAGGTCGGATTTTGTCCCGCATACACTTTGTCAATATAAATTTCACCCTGCACATCTCCTTCGGCATCGGTCACTTCAAGTTCAAATTCCAGAATGGCACCGTTTGTTCCCCCGCCGCTTTGTACGTTCGCAGTTTTTATTTCTTTTAGCTTGATCTGTGGCTTTGTCGTAAAGTTGTCTTTCTTACAGGCCGTAAAGAGCGCAGCGAATAAAAAAAGATATAATAGTTTTGCTTTCATGCGGAAATATTCTGTTTCAAATTTAAGCATTAATAATCCACTAAAAAATTGATTCCATCGTTTGTTAACAATCTTTTTGAGGTAGGACCCGCTTCTTTCAACAAAGCGGCCCTTGATGGCTTTCGTTTTCAGTATGAAACCAACGAAGTGTACCGTCGTTTTTGTGACGCACTCCAGTTTCAGGCAAATAATATACCTGATTATACCAGCATTCCCTTTTTGCCAATTGGTTTCTTCAAAACAAAGCAGCTGATGAGTACCATATTTGAGCCGGAAGCTGTTTTTGAAAGCAGTGGCACTACGCAAACTATTCAAAGCCGGCATTATGTAAAAAGTATTGCTTTGTACGAGCAGGCATTTTTCAATGGATTTGACTTGCAGTATGGAGCCCCGGAACAATTCTGTATACTGGGATTATTGCCTTCTTATCTTGAACGAAGTCATTCTTCGCTGGTTTATATGGTGAAACGCCTGATGGATAAAAGTGCACATCCTGCCAATGGGTTTTACCTGCATGAGTTTAAAAGGTTGGCAAATACAATAATGGAGCTTGAAGAAAAGAAGCAGCCAACGTTATTATTTGGTGTTACGTTTGCATTGCTTGATTTTGCTGAACAATTTGAATTACCTCTTCGGTACACAACTATTTTGGAAACAGGTGGTATGAAAGGACGTAGAGAAGAGTTGACACGTGAAGAGGTTCATTTGCAATTGAAAAAAAGTTTTGGGTTGCCATCGATCCATTCAGAATACGGTATGACGGAATTATTAAGCCAGGCCTATTCAACAGGTGATGGAATTTTTCGTTGTCCACCGTGGATGAAAGTATTGGTGCGTGATGAAGACGATCCGCTGCATATCCGCACAAAAGGGAAAGGAGCTATTAATATTATTGACCTTGCCAATATTTATTCCTGCTGCTTTATTGCTACGGATGATGTGGGCGAAGTATTTGAAGATGGCAGTTTTCGTATCCTTGGCCGTATGGATAACAGCGATATCAGAGGCTGCAGTTTGCTGGCACTGTAGGGAAATCGAAAGTGGGAAGTCGAAAATACAGAAACACTTAGGGAGAATGAAAAGCACAAGATCTATAACTCATCACTCATTATTCATCACTCATCACCATGCTCTCAGATAAATTACAAATGTTTCAGAACCGGTTAACGAAAGTGTACAAACACCGGAGTAAACAGGCTAAACGTATGGGCATCAGTTGTTACAGGTTGTACGATAAAGATCTTCCTGAATTTCCTGTGAGCATTGATCTATATGACAGCAGGGTTTGTGTGAGCGAATACAAAGCGAAACATAATCTTACAGAAGAAGAACATCTGGATTGGCTGGATGGAACGGTGCAGGTAATTGCAAACGTATTGCAGATCAGTGATGAACAGATATATACAAAAGAACGAAGAAGAAAAAGCGATCGGCATGCCCAGTATCAAAAAACTGCCGAAGAAAAAGAGTTTTTTGAAGTGCAGGAAAATGGGTTGAAATTTTTGGTGAACCTTTCTGATTATCTGGACACAGGTTTGTTTCTAGATCACCGCACTACAAGAAAAATGGTGATGGAAGAAGCAACCGGAAAAAAAGTATTGAACCTGTTTGCTTATACCGGTTCTTTCAGCGTGTATGCTGCTGCTGGAGGTGCAGAAGAAGTAATAACCGTTGACCTGTCGAATACCTATATCGACTGGGCGAAGAAAAATTTTGAAACTAATTTTCTTATTGATCAAAAGAAATACAAATTTGAAGTGGCAGATGTAAAACAATATTTACAAACGCTTACACCGAACACATTCGATCTGGTGGTGATGGATCCTCCTACGTTCAGCAACAGTAAAAAGATGAAAGATTTTCTGGATATCCAGCAGGATCATGTTGAGTTGTTGAATCAAACATTGAAAGCAATGAAGCCCGGTGCTGTTTTATATTTCAGCAATAATGCCCGGAAGTTTGAATTGCAGGAAGCAGAAATTCAGGCATCGTCAATTAAGGACATTACGAAAGCAACCACACCCTTCGACTTTGAAGGAAAACTACAACGCTGGTGCTGGCGAATGATCAAATAAAAGAGAAACACGTATATTTCCCTTGTAGTATTACGTACGCATTTGAGTACATAAACAAAGCGCTGGAATTGGAATTTACAGTTATTAGAAGTACTTTTTCAGTCTCAAAAGTCCTCAAAATCCAGAACTATGAAACCAGTACTTCCTTCACTAAAGGGCAATCCCCGTTTTAAACAGGTTTTTGTATTTGCCGCAGTAGGATTAATTCTATTTGCAGGCATCGGTATGAATTTCATGATTGAGTCAAAAGTACTTCGATCGGTAAAGGAACATACTGCACAAAGCGATTCTGTTAGTAAGCACCAGCAATACCAACAGATCGTGGAAAAAACAATGTTTCTCATTACACAGAGCGATCACAATCTCGAAGATTATCTGCAAACCGGGGCGCTTTCCAAGAAAGAAGGGTTTTCGAAAAATATCACAGCTATTGAACAAAACTTAACGGAAGTCAAAAGTACTTATGCCGGTTATGTGCCGAAATACCTGGTGAACATTTTTGTACATAAAGCAGCGAATAGAATTGAGATGAATAAAACTATTCTCAGTGTGTATGACAACGAAGGGCAGTCGAATGCACTTGCTTTGATCGATGGCGAACAATACAAATCATCTTTAAAGCAAATAACACTGGGTGCGCAAGAGTTGATTGGTGCATTGGGATTGGAAATTGCACAACTCAATAAAGCGATCGGTGCCGAAAAAGCAGAAATGCTGAGCCTTGATAAAAAGTGGAATATTGTTTCGCTGATCTTTATGTCAATCATCGCCTTGCTGGTATTGTATAAAATGATCGAAACAAACAGACTTAACGAAAACCTTTCTGTAGCTATTCAGAAAGAACAGCAGGCGCAATTGGTGAAAGATCAGTTCATCTCCAACGTTACACATGAACTACGTACACCGCTCAACTCCATTATCGGTTATACAAACCTGTTATTGAAGAAGGAACATACACCTGAGAACAGGCAGTGGATCCAATCAATGAAAATATCGGGCAATTTATTAATGGAAGTGATCAATGATGTGCTGGATTATTCTAAACTGGAATCGGGTCATCTGCAATTTGCAAAAGAACCATTACAGTTGAATACGGTAATGGATAATTTATACAACGTTTTACTGAATAGAGCGGAAAGTAAAAATCTTTCACTGGTTGTGGAAATGGAGAACGATGTGCCCATGCATTTGTTAGGCGATGAGAAAAAACTAATGCAAATTTTGGTAAACCTCACCGGTAACTCCATCAAATTTACAGAAGAGGGAACTGTGAAAGTACAGGCATCATTGCTAAAGAATGGAAACGACAAAGCGTGGATCAGCTTTGTGGTACAGGATACAGGTATTGGTATTGATGAGGAAAAACTTCCACATGTATTCGAACGGTTTTACCAGGTTGAATCGGGTACTTCAAAAAAATATTTCGGAACAGGATTAGGCCTGCCTATTGTAAAGCAGTTAGTGGAAATGCAGGGTGGTGAGATCAGTGCAAGTTCAATTCCGGGCGAAGGAACAAGGTTCGAAGTATTGCTGCCATTTGCATTGAATCAATCACCTATTGTTGAAGCTGAAATAACTATAACAGAAAGGAATCAACAACCTTTAGTATCAAAGCGTATTTTGATTGTTGATGACAATGAAATGAACCGTGACCTGATGGGCTATTTACTCAAAGAACATCATTTCCAATATGAAAAAGCAGAGAATGGGATCATTGCTTTGCAAATGTTACAGCAACATAGCTTTGATTTTATTTTAATGGATATTCAAATGCCCGGCATAAGTGGAATTGAAACAACCAAACGGATCAGGGCTGAATTAAAGTTGCAAACACCAATCATTGGCTTAAGTGCATTTTGCCAGGCTGAAGAACAACAGGCAGCGATTAATTCGGGTATGAATGCTTACCTCACCAAGCCTGTGGATGAAGTAAAATTATTCGAACTGCTGAATCACTACAACGATTGGGATACACAACCGGCACAAAAAAATAATACACAACTCAAACTGGTGAATATTGAATACCTGCAACGACTCACCGGCGGTAAAAAAGAAAATATTGAAGATCTACTTGCAAAAGCCTTTGATTTTTTACCGGGCGAAATAAAAAAATTACAGGAATCCTTCGCAGCTGAAGATCCGGCATTACTGAAAGAAGTGGCGCATAATATGAAATCTACATTACGCATATTAGGCGTAGCAGAAGATATATCCGGAAAAGTAATTTTGATTGAAAAAGGAGATATTTCTGTTACTGCTGAGAAAGAGCAAATCAAACATCTGATCGATGAAATTGATAATTCTGTGCAGGTAGTATTGCAGGAACTGCGGGAATATCTTGCCGCCGCTTAATCTTTTTGAGTCACTCGCTTTCAAGGGTCGGTCACCCGCCTGTATTTTTTGGGTGGTCCACCAGATTAGTATTAACTGTATGATTTCTATTCTTCGCTTATCTTGCAATCAAATACGATTGCAATGAACAAAGTTGTTTCCAATGCCGATGAAGCAATAAAAGATATTCCCGATGGAGCAACCCTTATGCTTGGTGGTTTTGGTTTGTGCGGCATTCCCGAAAACTGTATTTCCGCTTTAGTAAAAAAAGGAACAAAACACCTTACATGCATTTCCAACAATGCAGGTGTTGATGATTTTGGTATTGGCTTAATGCTGAAACAAAAGCAGGTAAAAAAAATGATCTCCTCTTATGTTGGTGAAAATGCAGAATTTGAACGCCAGTTGCTGAGTGGTGAATTGGAAGTAGAACTAATTCCCCAAGGAACATTGGCTACCCGATGCATGGCAGCCGGTTATGGAATGCCTGCTATTTATACACCAGCCGGAGTTGGAACAGAAGTAGCCGAGGGAAAAGAAGTCCGGAATTTCAACGGGAAAGATTATTTACTTGAATATGCGTTTGATGCAGACTATGCCATTGTAAAAGCATGGAAGGGCGATACAATGGGCAATCTCATATTTAAAGACACCGCAAGAAACTTTAATCCATTAATGGCAATGGCAGGCAAGATCACTATTGCTGAAGTGGAAGAATTGGTTGAACCGGGAGTGTTAGATGCAAACGAAATTCACACACCGGGCATTTATGTGCATCGCATTTTCAAAGGAACGAATTATGAAAAGCGGATTGAACAGAAGACAGTAAGAAAGAAATAAACCACAAAGCCACAGAGACACAAAGCAGCACGAAGCCTTTGTGGAACTTTGCGCCTTGGAGTCTTCGTGGTTCAAAAATTATCATATGGCTTTAACAAAAGAACAAATTGCCCAACGCATCGCCAAAGAATTAAAAGATGGATTCTATGTAAACCTTGGCATTGGAATTCCAACCTTGGTGGCGAATTATATTCCTGCAGGCATTCATGTAGAATTACAAAGTGAAAATGGATTGCTGGGCATGGGACCCTTTCCATTTGAAGGGGAAGAGGATCCCGATCTCATCAACGCAGGTAAACAAACCATCACCACATTACCCGGCTCTGCTTTTTTTGATAGCGCCATGAGCTTTGGAATGATCCGTGCAGGAAAAGTTGATCTCACGGTACTTGGGGCAATGGAAGTAAGTGAGCAAGGTGATATTGCCAATTGGAAAATTCCGGGCAAGATGGTGAAAGGAATGGGTGGAGCCATGGATCTTGTTGCAAGTGCAAAAAATATTATTGTGGCCATGATGCATACCAATCCAAAAGGCGAAAGCAAATTGTTACCGCAATGTGCCTTGCCTTTAACAGGAACAAAATGCGTCAAGAAAATCGTCAGCGATCTCGCCGTTTTGGATGTAACTCCCGATGGATTTAAATTACTGGAACGTGCTCCCGGTGTTTCAGTGGAAGAAATTGTTTCAAAGACCGCAGGAAAGTTGATCGTAGAAGGTGAAATACCTGAGATGACATTTTGAAAAATGAAATTATAATGCAATAAAAAATCCCGGTTACTACAACCGGGATTTTTATTTGAACGCTGACAATTAAACCAATTCAGCTTCTAATTCCAGTTCTTCTTTTGGCAATGGTTTCATACAGAAGAACCAATCTTTACAATACACATCCTTTTCTTTACCAGCCATGCGTTCCTTTGCAACACCACAACTGTTAGCCGGTGGCACTATCACATCTTCACCCGGAATCCAATCGGCAGGAAGTGCCACTGCATGTTTGTCGGCTGTTTGTAGGCCCATCAATACACGTTTCAATTCTTTAAAATTGCGACCTAATGAAAGTGGATAATAGATGATGGCTCTGATGATGCCCTTTGGATCAATGAAGAACACAGCTCTCACTGCTTTAGTAGAACTTTCTCCGGGTTGTATCATGCCATACATTTTGGCAATTTCCATTGTAATATCTTCAATCAAAGGAAACTTTACTTCTACATCTTTCCAACCACGAAATTCAATTTTATCTTTGATAGTTCGTAGCCATGCAATATGACTGTATAATCCATCCACACTCAATCCCACTAATTGTGTATTGAGTTTTGCAAATTCAGGCTCCATTTTAGCGAAGGTCATAAACTCAGAGGTGCAGACGGGTGTAAAGTCGGCCGGATGGCTAAACAGTACGATCCATTTACCTTGATAATCGTTGGGGAAATGAATATTGCCTTGTGTGGTTACTGCAGTAAACGAAGGAGCTGGATCGCCGATGCGTGGCATACTGATTGCAGTTGGGTTTTCTATTTCGTTGAACATAAAAATTAGTTTTAATTGAATAAACGGTTAACTATTGAAGATACAGTTATGATACCCTGTTTTCCAGTGAGCGAAGTCATGGATTATTGTGATTGTGGGAAGGAAATTCCACTTCAGATAGGCATACTTTGCAATAAGGCGTAGACATTTCAATAGGAATTCAAAATAAGAAACGGATTCTTGGATTTTGTAGTTTTTGACGGTTCCATTTAAAGTTTGGCAAGGTTTTTATCCTTCTTTGTGCAGCACAGCAATTGTAATTGCCGAATCTATCTGTACAGGCGCATAAGTAATCATTGATGAATGTATGTTGATACATTTTCATCGATAAAATTATTTATGGAATTACGTCTGCATGCCCGAAAAGCATCTGCATTAATCATTTATTAAAAAGAATGTTATGAAACTGAATTACCTGGTAGCAGTTATCTGCGCCGCACTATTATTTACATCTTGTGTTAGCAGTAAGAAGTTTAAAAAATCGCAGGCCGACTATGCACAATTGCAAACCCGTTATGTAACGCTTGAGGGAACATTGGCTGATTGTAATAACCAGAAAGCCGGACTGGAGCGGGAAAAAGCAGATCTCAACAAACGCATTGCCGATCTCAACAAAGAAATTGAAAACATCAAGCAGAATTATACACAGGCTGTAATGCAATTAGAAAATCTGTCGGTAATCTCCAAACAACAGGCCGAAAGTATTAAACAATCTTTGCAGAACATTGGTGCAAAAGACGCTTACATTCAAACCTTGCAACAACAAA
It encodes the following:
- a CDS encoding LuxE/PaaK family acyltransferase produces the protein MIPSFVNNLFEVGPASFNKAALDGFRFQYETNEVYRRFCDALQFQANNIPDYTSIPFLPIGFFKTKQLMSTIFEPEAVFESSGTTQTIQSRHYVKSIALYEQAFFNGFDLQYGAPEQFCILGLLPSYLERSHSSLVYMVKRLMDKSAHPANGFYLHEFKRLANTIMELEEKKQPTLLFGVTFALLDFAEQFELPLRYTTILETGGMKGRREELTREEVHLQLKKSFGLPSIHSEYGMTELLSQAYSTGDGIFRCPPWMKVLVRDEDDPLHIRTKGKGAINIIDLANIYSCCFIATDDVGEVFEDGSFRILGRMDNSDIRGCSLLAL
- a CDS encoding class I SAM-dependent methyltransferase yields the protein MLSDKLQMFQNRLTKVYKHRSKQAKRMGISCYRLYDKDLPEFPVSIDLYDSRVCVSEYKAKHNLTEEEHLDWLDGTVQVIANVLQISDEQIYTKERRRKSDRHAQYQKTAEEKEFFEVQENGLKFLVNLSDYLDTGLFLDHRTTRKMVMEEATGKKVLNLFAYTGSFSVYAAAGGAEEVITVDLSNTYIDWAKKNFETNFLIDQKKYKFEVADVKQYLQTLTPNTFDLVVMDPPTFSNSKKMKDFLDIQQDHVELLNQTLKAMKPGAVLYFSNNARKFELQEAEIQASSIKDITKATTPFDFEGKLQRWCWRMIK
- a CDS encoding ATP-binding protein is translated as MKPVLPSLKGNPRFKQVFVFAAVGLILFAGIGMNFMIESKVLRSVKEHTAQSDSVSKHQQYQQIVEKTMFLITQSDHNLEDYLQTGALSKKEGFSKNITAIEQNLTEVKSTYAGYVPKYLVNIFVHKAANRIEMNKTILSVYDNEGQSNALALIDGEQYKSSLKQITLGAQELIGALGLEIAQLNKAIGAEKAEMLSLDKKWNIVSLIFMSIIALLVLYKMIETNRLNENLSVAIQKEQQAQLVKDQFISNVTHELRTPLNSIIGYTNLLLKKEHTPENRQWIQSMKISGNLLMEVINDVLDYSKLESGHLQFAKEPLQLNTVMDNLYNVLLNRAESKNLSLVVEMENDVPMHLLGDEKKLMQILVNLTGNSIKFTEEGTVKVQASLLKNGNDKAWISFVVQDTGIGIDEEKLPHVFERFYQVESGTSKKYFGTGLGLPIVKQLVEMQGGEISASSIPGEGTRFEVLLPFALNQSPIVEAEITITERNQQPLVSKRILIVDDNEMNRDLMGYLLKEHHFQYEKAENGIIALQMLQQHSFDFILMDIQMPGISGIETTKRIRAELKLQTPIIGLSAFCQAEEQQAAINSGMNAYLTKPVDEVKLFELLNHYNDWDTQPAQKNNTQLKLVNIEYLQRLTGGKKENIEDLLAKAFDFLPGEIKKLQESFAAEDPALLKEVAHNMKSTLRILGVAEDISGKVILIEKGDISVTAEKEQIKHLIDEIDNSVQVVLQELREYLAAA
- a CDS encoding CoA transferase subunit A gives rise to the protein MNKVVSNADEAIKDIPDGATLMLGGFGLCGIPENCISALVKKGTKHLTCISNNAGVDDFGIGLMLKQKQVKKMISSYVGENAEFERQLLSGELEVELIPQGTLATRCMAAGYGMPAIYTPAGVGTEVAEGKEVRNFNGKDYLLEYAFDADYAIVKAWKGDTMGNLIFKDTARNFNPLMAMAGKITIAEVEELVEPGVLDANEIHTPGIYVHRIFKGTNYEKRIEQKTVRKK
- a CDS encoding CoA transferase subunit B; protein product: MALTKEQIAQRIAKELKDGFYVNLGIGIPTLVANYIPAGIHVELQSENGLLGMGPFPFEGEEDPDLINAGKQTITTLPGSAFFDSAMSFGMIRAGKVDLTVLGAMEVSEQGDIANWKIPGKMVKGMGGAMDLVASAKNIIVAMMHTNPKGESKLLPQCALPLTGTKCVKKIVSDLAVLDVTPDGFKLLERAPGVSVEEIVSKTAGKLIVEGEIPEMTF
- a CDS encoding peroxiredoxin, whose protein sequence is MFNEIENPTAISMPRIGDPAPSFTAVTTQGNIHFPNDYQGKWIVLFSHPADFTPVCTSEFMTFAKMEPEFAKLNTQLVGLSVDGLYSHIAWLRTIKDKIEFRGWKDVEVKFPLIEDITMEIAKMYGMIQPGESSTKAVRAVFFIDPKGIIRAIIYYPLSLGRNFKELKRVLMGLQTADKHAVALPADWIPGEDVIVPPANSCGVAKERMAGKEKDVYCKDWFFCMKPLPKEELELEAELV